In Deltaproteobacteria bacterium, the genomic stretch GGCGCGGCGCGCGACCTCGTCGGCGGGCATGGCGGTGCGCTTTCGCACCGATTCGACGAAGCTCGTCTTTCGCGTTACCTTCATCGATTTTCCCGACAACCAGCCGGCGACCCCAGCCTCCGGCTGGGAACGCTCCCGGCCGAACTTTTTTTCGCTCTATCGCGACGCCAAATACGCCGGCGCTGTCGCCGGATTGGTGCATTTTGAGCGGCAGGACGTAACGATTTTTGATGATCGTGAATTGTCAGGCGAAGCGGAAATTCAGGTGCTATTGCCGTTCTACTATCGCAATGCCGAAACGATTTTGCAGAGCATCGGCATCGATGCCGGCGCCAATCTGGCAGCGCCCCAACCCGACCAGCGGCCGCGAATCTTCTTTCACGGCGACTCGATCACTCAAGGTCACGGTGTGACGAGCCCGCGCGAAACCTATTGCTGGCAGGTTGCCGAGCAACTGAACTGCGTTGGCATCAACCACGGTTTCGGCGGCACGGCCTGGGCGGACAACGTGGTCGCGCAAGAAATCGCCGCGCGCGAGGATTGGGACGTGCTGTCGATCATGCTCGGAACAAATTCCTTCGGCGGCGCGGACGCCTATGGCAAGCCAGAGACCGCGGCTCAGTACGCGCAGAAATATGACGCGTTTCTCGAAACCATTCGCCAGTCACATCCATCCAAGCCGATCCTCTGCACGACGCCGATTTTGAATCGTGCCGACCTCGACCGTGGCGGCAATCAGAATGGCGAGCGGCCGGATCTGTATCGCGAGGGAATTGTCCGAGTCGTCAAGGAACGGCAGAAGTCAGATAAGAATTTGCATCTCGCTGACGGGTTGGCAATGGTTAACGATCCGCTGTTCTTGCTGGTCACCGACCGTGTGCATCCTAACGATGCGGGTATGAATCGCATCGCCAACGGTGTGGCGGCAGCGCTGGGGCCGCTGTTAACGGGTCTGCGTTAGGAGATTCGGATTGTCTCGCGCAAAGGCGCAAAGGTCGCAAAGTTCGGAGGGGAATGGTTCACCACGAAGGCGTGAAGTACACGAAGGTTCGGATAAAAGGCCAAACATTTTCTTACCTTCGTGACCTTCGTGACCTTCGTGACCTTCGTGTGTTCGTGGTGAGTCTTATCCTTTCCGATCAAGCAGAATCCTTGTCGTAGCTCGCGAGGCACCGATCCACCATCGCCTCCACCGTCGCCCAATCGAAATTGCGAAATTCCCGCCCATGAATGGCCGACGGCTCACCGGCGTAGAACATCTCGTATTGCAGATGGCGCGAGCCGAATTCTGAACCGACGGCGTCCCAGACGAGCTTTAGTAATTTTATCCTTTCCGCGCCGTGGGCTTTGGGCCAGCGCACATAACGTTCCATGTCAGCGGCGGAGTCGGCATTGCGCAGCTCGCCGACGGTTGCCGGCAGTTGGATCGGGCTGCCGCCCAGGAGTCCGCGGATTTGGTTCAACAACGGTGGGTAGATCGCCTGCTGGTAAACTTGGCTCGCATAGAGAATGGAGTCCTTCGGCCGCATGACGCCGAATTGATCCGGTTCGGCAGCGGCTTCGGCGCCGAGAATCATGCCTTCAACAATGGAGACACGAGTGGCGAGATCGCCGAGCTGTGACAGGATTTCGGGGCTGGTTGAGCGGCCGCTCAAGTCCATGCAGCGCTTCGCCAAGCCAACTAGAAATTGTAGCTTGGCCCAGGAGCGGATGTGCGACTGCGTATTGCCCAGAACATGCGCCGCCGTGGTGCTGAACTGGCCCGCGGTAAGCTCGATGTTCTTGTAGATGAAAACATCTTCCCAGGGCACAAAGACATCGTCGAAAACCACCAGCGAATCGGTTTCGTCGAAGCGCGACGACAGGGGATAGTCGAACACGCTGCTGACACCGAGAGCATAGGGTCGGCGCGGATAAAGCTTCAGTCCCGGCGCGCTATTGGGCACGACGCAGGAGATGGCGTAATCCTCATCGCCGGGACGCAACGGCAGAATCACCGAGACGAAAATGTAATCCGACATCACCGAGCCGGTGCCGAGCATTTGCGCGCCGCGCAGTACGATGCCGTTGTCGCGCTCCGCCGCGGCGCCGGCATAGAGAAAGGGCTCTGCTTGCTGATGTGCCGGCTTGCTGCGATCGATAGTCGGCTGGACGATGACGTAACTCAGGTAAAGATCTTGGTCGGCGGCTTTGGCGGCAAAGCGCTGCAAGTTGTCGGCGAACTGCTGGCCGCCGCGCGCGTAAAACGGCAGCGAGCCGGCGAAGCCGGCGAAGAACGACGCCACGTGATCGGGCGAACGGCCGAGAAAGCCGTAGCTGGCGTCGGCGAAGAATTTCAGCGCGCGCCGGCGCGCCGCCAGGTCGTCGCGTGTGCGCGGGGTAAGCCATGATTTGTTGATCGGCTTGCCGTCCCGCGGCGAGGGGTACGTCATCAAGTCGCGGTTGTCCGGATCGTTGGCAAGCTCATAAAGCCGCGCCACGGTTTTCACGCCGGCGGCGAACGCCGGATGGGTGGTTACGTCAGCGACGCGCTCGCCGTTTAACAAGACTGTCCGGCCATCGCGCAGGCCGCGGATAAATTCTTCGCCGCTGCGAGTCATGCGGGCTCCTTTATGCTATCGTGCGCATATGCATCTATTCGCCTTGCTAGTTATGCTATTGTTGTCTGCCTGTTCTACCCCCCGGATGACTCCGGGCGCAACGCTTTTGTCCGGGCTTACTACTTATGAGAGTAAGATGGCCGCGGCGGGAAACTCGCCGGGGCAGTGGCCGACACGGCAGCGCGCCGCCGCGGCGCTGAAAACAATCATGATGGCGGGGTTCCAGCGCCACCAGGAGCTGCAGCGCTTGGTCGATCTCGATCTCAGAAAACGTGAGTTTCAAATTACCCTGGAGCAAACCAACGTGTTGCCCGATCGCAAAGCTGAAATGCTCGCGGAGCTGCGCCAAATCGAGATGGAGATCCCCAAGCTAAAAGCGACGATCAAATCGCAGTTGTCGGCGCAAACGGTGACCGAGGAAGAACGCGTCGCCGCTGTGGCGACCGCTGCTACGTTGGGCTGGCTACAACTGCGCATCGAATCATTTCCGACAAGCCGCAGCGGAGCGGGTGGTGCCTCAGCGTTGGTTGAAGTGGAGCAATACACCGTGACAGACCTGGGCCAATTTGCTGCTGTGCGGGCGCCGGATGGCCAGCGTTACCGCTGCGATGTTGTCCATGTCGAGGATGAAGGGTCTTGGTTGCGCTGCGAGCCGTTGAGGACGTCGTAACTCGCGGCTCAGGTTCCGAATCAGGCCGATTGGTTTGACACCCCTGTGGGTTTTCCTTATACCCTACGTTTATTCAATATTTTTCGGCGAGTTCTCTAAGGAGGTGCCGCACCGATGATGCCGACGCATGACAATTTCTATGACGTTTACTCCAAGGCGAGGAAACTCAAGATCAAATGGCCCAATGGCGCGCGGTTGGCGGTGGCGCTGGCGGGCAAT encodes the following:
- a CDS encoding 4-hydroxyphenylacetate 3-hydroxylase, translating into MTRSGEEFIRGLRDGRTVLLNGERVADVTTHPAFAAGVKTVARLYELANDPDNRDLMTYPSPRDGKPINKSWLTPRTRDDLAARRRALKFFADASYGFLGRSPDHVASFFAGFAGSLPFYARGGQQFADNLQRFAAKAADQDLYLSYVIVQPTIDRSKPAHQQAEPFLYAGAAAERDNGIVLRGAQMLGTGSVMSDYIFVSVILPLRPGDEDYAISCVVPNSAPGLKLYPRRPYALGVSSVFDYPLSSRFDETDSLVVFDDVFVPWEDVFIYKNIELTAGQFSTTAAHVLGNTQSHIRSWAKLQFLVGLAKRCMDLSGRSTSPEILSQLGDLATRVSIVEGMILGAEAAAEPDQFGVMRPKDSILYASQVYQQAIYPPLLNQIRGLLGGSPIQLPATVGELRNADSAADMERYVRWPKAHGAERIKLLKLVWDAVGSEFGSRHLQYEMFYAGEPSAIHGREFRNFDWATVEAMVDRCLASYDKDSA